The following are from one region of the Trichoplusia ni isolate ovarian cell line Hi5 chromosome 1, tn1, whole genome shotgun sequence genome:
- the LOC113508672 gene encoding protein phosphatase 1 regulatory subunit 12B isoform X2, whose product MTDNRSSSALFKRAEQLKRWEESDTNKQSPTPRRASRVQFSSGIVFLAACTAGDKDEVQRLLKRGADINTANVDGLTALHQACIDDNLDMVEFLVTHGADVNRGDNEGWTPLHATASCGFLSIARYLLENGADVAAVNYDGEVPVDISESDAMADLLQKIIDEKGVDCEKSRNAEVDTLLSDARNWAANGYVEVRDLNGGTPLHVAAAKGYIDVAKILLEDCNADPDAFDYEGWTPLHAAALWGQKEAFALLLKYGADPLIKNYSGQTCMDLVDPGMSAWLADALNMQRRMNNNNNKRKRTPPQHEAKGDIEITPQSDKVVNDKQLAIPEIIKTEGKPPRGRPPSPDSTETESSPEEAPSWRRSASFRNRQQDTPRDNNKAANNVVDDTILRRTHSFENDKSFYQRYRDVTARIKASSCPSIPPPQPAGEKKNTQEHTNNATESTNDDVQTRINPTDRRERDVNTWSGPTTTTPNASPTNTTTTTTVRSSSESVESNTSNSSPSSTTPTKLSPGNIFKNFFKSFVPPVRDEESETQRKAHAKRVRETRRSTQGVTLDEIKSAEQLVKKKAGNGTTESPSPGAQKKEEAPAAAAPPTAATALPQDNGATARPSGEAAVSLALASVTATATATIAANSERRPSWRLRLDPTNKFELEDAGRASPRTAATAAEATVTLPYRRLPASSNTNTTTSLPKDENRTEFTGEEEKERESSTESKSSSNASPASTQAALNVIQRRRRPKRRSTGVGHVDMDDIVNDRGGGGEGADADTEAPPSGSERTEEGEDKDYKALYEASASEVRRLRALLATSEQQLREARATITRLTQVNQNSLSEIEKREKRAMERKLSEMEEELKQLQKLKAENERLRAENRALTRVVSKLTNSAAK is encoded by the exons GCATGCATAGACGACAACCTGGATATGGTGGAGTTCCTCGTGACCCACGGCGCTGATGTGAACCGTGGAGACAACGAGGGCTGGACTCCTCTGCACGCTACCGCTTCATGCGGCTTTCTCAGCATAGCTAG ATACCTCTTGGAGAACGGTGCGGACGTGGCTGCCGTCAACTACGATGGCGAGGTCCCAGTCGACATCTCCGAGAGCGATGCCATGGCTGACCTGCTACAGAAGATTATCGACGAGAAAG GTGTTGACTGCGAGAAGTCTCGCAATGCCGAAGTGGACACGCTGCTGAGCGACGCCCGTAACTGGGCGGCAAACGGCTACGTCGAAGTCAGGGACCTGAACGGAGGCACCCCGCTTCACGTTGCCGCAGCTAAGGGATACATTGAT GTTGCTAAGATCCTCCTTGAGGATTGCAACGCTGATCCCGATGCATTCGATTATGAGGGCTGGACGCCGCTCCACGCGGCCGCGCTCTGGGGACAGAAGGAAGCCTTCGCGCTCCTACTCAAGTATGGAGCAGATCCTCTCATCAAGAACTACTCA GGCCAGACCTGCATGGACCTAGTCGACCCCGGCATGTCCGCATGGCTCGCGGACGCGCTCAACATGCAGCGCCGCatgaacaacaacaacaacaaacgCAAACGCACGCCGCCGCAGCACGAAGCCAAGGGCGACATCGAGATCACGCCGCAATCCGACAAAGTTGTCAATG ACAAGCAGCTCGCTATCCCGGAGATCATAAAGACGGAGGGCAAGCCGCCGCGGGGCCGGCCGCCGTCGCCGGACTCCACCGAGACCGAGTCCTCGCCCGAAGAGGCTCCCTCTTGGCGCCGATCCGCCTCCTTCCGTAATAGGCAGCAAGATACGCCTA gAGATAATAACAAGGCAGCCAACAACGTAGTCGATGACACCATACTCAGGAGGACACATAGCTTTGAGAACGACAAGAG CTTCTACCAGCGGTATCGTGACGTGACGGCACGCATAAAGGCGTCGTCCTGTCCCTCAATACCGCCACCGCAGCCCGCAGGCGAGAAGAAAAATACTCAAGAACACACTAACAATGCGACAGAGAGTACTAACGACGATGTACAAACAAG AATAAACCCAACGGATAGACGAGAGCGAGACGTGAACACTTGGAGCGGGCCGACGACAACCACGCCCAACGCGAGTCCGACAAACACGACGACTACGACAACCGTCAGAAG TTCGTCGGAGAGCGTAGAGTCGAACACTAGCAATTCGTCACCGAGCTCGACCACGCCCACCAAATTGTCTCCAGGGAACATATTCAAGAACTTCTTCAA GTCGTTCGTTCCTCCCGTCCGAGACGAGGAAAGCGAAACTCAAAGGAAAGCGCACGCGAAACGCGTTCGTGAGACGCGACGATCAACTCAAGGTGTTACGTTGGACGAGATCAAGTCAGCTGAGCAGTTGGTGAAGAAGAAGGCTGGTAATGGCACGACCGAGAGTCCCTCACCCGGGGCCCAGAAGAAGGAGGAGGCGCCAGCGGCCGCCGCGCCCCCGACCGCTGCAACGGCCTTGCCACAAGACAATGGAGCGACG GCGCGCCCGAGCGGTGAGGCGGCGGTGTCGTTAGCGCTGGCGTCCGTGACCGCGACGGCCACCGCCACCATCGCCGCCAACAGCGAGCGCCGCCCCTCGTGGCGGCTAAGACTCGACCCCACTAATAAG TTTGAGCTAGAGGACGCGGGTCGGGCGTCACCGCGCACGGCCGCGACGGCGGCGGAGGCCACCGTCACGCTGCCGTACCGCAGGCTGCCCGCCAGCTCCAACACGAATACCACCACCTCCTTGCCAAAAGACGAGAACAGGACAG AATTCACTGGCGAAGAGGAGAAAGAACGCGAGAGCAGTACCGAGAGCAAGTCGTCGAGCAACGCGTCGCCGGCGAGCACGCAGGCCGCGCTCAACGTCATCCAGCGCCGGCGCCGGCCGAAGCGACGCTCCACCGGCGTCGGACACGTCGATATGGAT GACATTGTAAATGACCGCGGCGGGGGCGGCGAGGGCGCCGACGCGGATACCGAAGCACCACCG TCTGGCAGCGAACGCACAGAGGAGGGCGAAGACAAGGACTACAAGGCGCTGTACGAGGCGTCCGCGAGCGAGGTGCGCCGCCTGCGCGCGCTGCTCGCCACCTCCGAGCAGCAGCTGCGCGAGGCACGCGCCACCATCACCAGGCTCACTCAAGTG AATCAAAACTCGTTGTCTGAAATCGAGAAACGAGAAAAAAGGGCCATGGAAAGGAAATTATCAGAGATGGAGGAAGAATTAAAG CAATTGCAAAAGCTAAAAGCCGAGAACGAAAGGCTGAGGGCTGAGAATCGTGCCCTTACGCGGGTCGTGAGCAAATTGACCAACTCTGCCGCCAAATAG
- the LOC113508672 gene encoding protein phosphatase 1 regulatory subunit 12B isoform X3, with protein sequence MTDNRSSSALFKRAEQLKRWEESDTNKQSPTPRRASRVQFSSGIVFLAACTAGDKDEVQRLLKRGADINTANVDGLTALHQACIDDNLDMVEFLVTHGADVNRGDNEGWTPLHATASCGFLSIARYLLENGADVAAVNYDGEVPVDISESDAMADLLQKIIDEKGKGVDCEKSRNAEVDTLLSDARNWAANGYVEVRDLNGGTPLHVAAAKGYIDVAKILLEDCNADPDAFDYEGWTPLHAAALWGQKEAFALLLKYGADPLIKNYSGQTCMDLVDPGMSAWLADALNMQRRMNNNNNKRKRTPPQHEAKGDIEITPQSDKVVNDKQLAIPEIIKTEGKPPRGRPPSPDSTETESSPEEAPSWRRSASFRNRQQDTPRDNNKAANNVVDDTILRRTHSFENDKSFYQRYRDVTARIKASSCPSIPPPQPAGEKKNTQEHTNNATESTNDDVQTRINPTDRRERDVNTWSGPTTTTPNASPTNTTTTTTVRSSSESVESNTSNSSPSSTTPTKLSPGNIFKNFFKSFVPPVRDEESETQRKAHAKRVRETRRSTQGVTLDEIKSAEQLVKKKAGNGTTESPSPGAQKKEEAPAAAAPPTAATALPQDNGATARPSGEAAVSLALASVTATATATIAANSERRPSWRLRLDPTNKFELEDAGRASPRTAATAAEATVTLPYRRLPASSNTNTTTSLPKDENRTEFTGEEEKERESSTESKSSSNASPASTQAALNVIQRRRRPKRRSTGVGHVDMDDIVNDRGGGGEGADADTEAPPSGSERTEEGEDKDYKALYEASASEVRRLRALLATSEQQLREARATITRLTQVNQNSLSEIEKREKRAMERKLSEMEEELKYQQTLQAENQRLKDENGALIRVISKLSK encoded by the exons GCATGCATAGACGACAACCTGGATATGGTGGAGTTCCTCGTGACCCACGGCGCTGATGTGAACCGTGGAGACAACGAGGGCTGGACTCCTCTGCACGCTACCGCTTCATGCGGCTTTCTCAGCATAGCTAG ATACCTCTTGGAGAACGGTGCGGACGTGGCTGCCGTCAACTACGATGGCGAGGTCCCAGTCGACATCTCCGAGAGCGATGCCATGGCTGACCTGCTACAGAAGATTATCGACGAGAAAGGTAAAG GTGTTGACTGCGAGAAGTCTCGCAATGCCGAAGTGGACACGCTGCTGAGCGACGCCCGTAACTGGGCGGCAAACGGCTACGTCGAAGTCAGGGACCTGAACGGAGGCACCCCGCTTCACGTTGCCGCAGCTAAGGGATACATTGAT GTTGCTAAGATCCTCCTTGAGGATTGCAACGCTGATCCCGATGCATTCGATTATGAGGGCTGGACGCCGCTCCACGCGGCCGCGCTCTGGGGACAGAAGGAAGCCTTCGCGCTCCTACTCAAGTATGGAGCAGATCCTCTCATCAAGAACTACTCA GGCCAGACCTGCATGGACCTAGTCGACCCCGGCATGTCCGCATGGCTCGCGGACGCGCTCAACATGCAGCGCCGCatgaacaacaacaacaacaaacgCAAACGCACGCCGCCGCAGCACGAAGCCAAGGGCGACATCGAGATCACGCCGCAATCCGACAAAGTTGTCAATG ACAAGCAGCTCGCTATCCCGGAGATCATAAAGACGGAGGGCAAGCCGCCGCGGGGCCGGCCGCCGTCGCCGGACTCCACCGAGACCGAGTCCTCGCCCGAAGAGGCTCCCTCTTGGCGCCGATCCGCCTCCTTCCGTAATAGGCAGCAAGATACGCCTA gAGATAATAACAAGGCAGCCAACAACGTAGTCGATGACACCATACTCAGGAGGACACATAGCTTTGAGAACGACAAGAG CTTCTACCAGCGGTATCGTGACGTGACGGCACGCATAAAGGCGTCGTCCTGTCCCTCAATACCGCCACCGCAGCCCGCAGGCGAGAAGAAAAATACTCAAGAACACACTAACAATGCGACAGAGAGTACTAACGACGATGTACAAACAAG AATAAACCCAACGGATAGACGAGAGCGAGACGTGAACACTTGGAGCGGGCCGACGACAACCACGCCCAACGCGAGTCCGACAAACACGACGACTACGACAACCGTCAGAAG TTCGTCGGAGAGCGTAGAGTCGAACACTAGCAATTCGTCACCGAGCTCGACCACGCCCACCAAATTGTCTCCAGGGAACATATTCAAGAACTTCTTCAA GTCGTTCGTTCCTCCCGTCCGAGACGAGGAAAGCGAAACTCAAAGGAAAGCGCACGCGAAACGCGTTCGTGAGACGCGACGATCAACTCAAGGTGTTACGTTGGACGAGATCAAGTCAGCTGAGCAGTTGGTGAAGAAGAAGGCTGGTAATGGCACGACCGAGAGTCCCTCACCCGGGGCCCAGAAGAAGGAGGAGGCGCCAGCGGCCGCCGCGCCCCCGACCGCTGCAACGGCCTTGCCACAAGACAATGGAGCGACG GCGCGCCCGAGCGGTGAGGCGGCGGTGTCGTTAGCGCTGGCGTCCGTGACCGCGACGGCCACCGCCACCATCGCCGCCAACAGCGAGCGCCGCCCCTCGTGGCGGCTAAGACTCGACCCCACTAATAAG TTTGAGCTAGAGGACGCGGGTCGGGCGTCACCGCGCACGGCCGCGACGGCGGCGGAGGCCACCGTCACGCTGCCGTACCGCAGGCTGCCCGCCAGCTCCAACACGAATACCACCACCTCCTTGCCAAAAGACGAGAACAGGACAG AATTCACTGGCGAAGAGGAGAAAGAACGCGAGAGCAGTACCGAGAGCAAGTCGTCGAGCAACGCGTCGCCGGCGAGCACGCAGGCCGCGCTCAACGTCATCCAGCGCCGGCGCCGGCCGAAGCGACGCTCCACCGGCGTCGGACACGTCGATATGGAT GACATTGTAAATGACCGCGGCGGGGGCGGCGAGGGCGCCGACGCGGATACCGAAGCACCACCG TCTGGCAGCGAACGCACAGAGGAGGGCGAAGACAAGGACTACAAGGCGCTGTACGAGGCGTCCGCGAGCGAGGTGCGCCGCCTGCGCGCGCTGCTCGCCACCTCCGAGCAGCAGCTGCGCGAGGCACGCGCCACCATCACCAGGCTCACTCAAGTG AATCAAAACTCGTTGTCTGAAATCGAGAAACGAGAAAAAAGGGCCATGGAAAGGAAATTATCAGAGATGGAGGAAGAATTAAAG TACCAACAAACGCTCCAAGCTGAAAACCAGCGATTGAAGGACGAGAATGGAGCCCTGATCCGAGTCATCAGCAAACTGTCCAAGTAA
- the LOC113508672 gene encoding protein phosphatase 1 regulatory subunit 12B isoform X5, translated as MTDNRSSSALFKRAEQLKRWEESDTNKQSPTPRRASRVQFSSGIVFLAACTAGDKDEVQRLLKRGADINTANVDGLTALHQACIDDNLDMVEFLVTHGADVNRGDNEGWTPLHATASCGFLSIARYLLENGADVAAVNYDGEVPVDISESDAMADLLQKIIDEKGKGVDCEKSRNAEVDTLLSDARNWAANGYVEVRDLNGGTPLHVAAAKGYIDVAKILLEDCNADPDAFDYEGWTPLHAAALWGQKEAFALLLKYGADPLIKNYSGQTCMDLVDPGMSAWLADALNMQRRMNNNNNKRKRTPPQHEAKGDIEITPQSDKVVNDKQLAIPEIIKTEGKPPRGRPPSPDSTETESSPEEAPSWRRSASFRNRQQDTPRDNNKAANNVVDDTILRRTHSFENDKSFYQRYRDVTARIKASSCPSIPPPQPAGEKKNTQEHTNNATESTNDDVQTRINPTDRRERDVNTWSGPTTTTPNASPTNTTTTTTVRSSSESVESNTSNSSPSSTTPTKLSPGNIFKNFFKSFVPPVRDEESETQRKAHAKRVRETRRSTQGVTLDEIKSAEQLVKKKAGNGTTESPSPGAQKKEEAPAAAAPPTAATALPQDNGATFELEDAGRASPRTAATAAEATVTLPYRRLPASSNTNTTTSLPKDENRTEFTGEEEKERESSTESKSSSNASPASTQAALNVIQRRRRPKRRSTGVGHVDMDDIVNDRGGGGEGADADTEAPPSGSERTEEGEDKDYKALYEASASEVRRLRALLATSEQQLREARATITRLTQVNQNSLSEIEKREKRAMERKLSEMEEELKQLQKLKAENERLRAENRALTRVVSKLTNSAAK; from the exons GCATGCATAGACGACAACCTGGATATGGTGGAGTTCCTCGTGACCCACGGCGCTGATGTGAACCGTGGAGACAACGAGGGCTGGACTCCTCTGCACGCTACCGCTTCATGCGGCTTTCTCAGCATAGCTAG ATACCTCTTGGAGAACGGTGCGGACGTGGCTGCCGTCAACTACGATGGCGAGGTCCCAGTCGACATCTCCGAGAGCGATGCCATGGCTGACCTGCTACAGAAGATTATCGACGAGAAAGGTAAAG GTGTTGACTGCGAGAAGTCTCGCAATGCCGAAGTGGACACGCTGCTGAGCGACGCCCGTAACTGGGCGGCAAACGGCTACGTCGAAGTCAGGGACCTGAACGGAGGCACCCCGCTTCACGTTGCCGCAGCTAAGGGATACATTGAT GTTGCTAAGATCCTCCTTGAGGATTGCAACGCTGATCCCGATGCATTCGATTATGAGGGCTGGACGCCGCTCCACGCGGCCGCGCTCTGGGGACAGAAGGAAGCCTTCGCGCTCCTACTCAAGTATGGAGCAGATCCTCTCATCAAGAACTACTCA GGCCAGACCTGCATGGACCTAGTCGACCCCGGCATGTCCGCATGGCTCGCGGACGCGCTCAACATGCAGCGCCGCatgaacaacaacaacaacaaacgCAAACGCACGCCGCCGCAGCACGAAGCCAAGGGCGACATCGAGATCACGCCGCAATCCGACAAAGTTGTCAATG ACAAGCAGCTCGCTATCCCGGAGATCATAAAGACGGAGGGCAAGCCGCCGCGGGGCCGGCCGCCGTCGCCGGACTCCACCGAGACCGAGTCCTCGCCCGAAGAGGCTCCCTCTTGGCGCCGATCCGCCTCCTTCCGTAATAGGCAGCAAGATACGCCTA gAGATAATAACAAGGCAGCCAACAACGTAGTCGATGACACCATACTCAGGAGGACACATAGCTTTGAGAACGACAAGAG CTTCTACCAGCGGTATCGTGACGTGACGGCACGCATAAAGGCGTCGTCCTGTCCCTCAATACCGCCACCGCAGCCCGCAGGCGAGAAGAAAAATACTCAAGAACACACTAACAATGCGACAGAGAGTACTAACGACGATGTACAAACAAG AATAAACCCAACGGATAGACGAGAGCGAGACGTGAACACTTGGAGCGGGCCGACGACAACCACGCCCAACGCGAGTCCGACAAACACGACGACTACGACAACCGTCAGAAG TTCGTCGGAGAGCGTAGAGTCGAACACTAGCAATTCGTCACCGAGCTCGACCACGCCCACCAAATTGTCTCCAGGGAACATATTCAAGAACTTCTTCAA GTCGTTCGTTCCTCCCGTCCGAGACGAGGAAAGCGAAACTCAAAGGAAAGCGCACGCGAAACGCGTTCGTGAGACGCGACGATCAACTCAAGGTGTTACGTTGGACGAGATCAAGTCAGCTGAGCAGTTGGTGAAGAAGAAGGCTGGTAATGGCACGACCGAGAGTCCCTCACCCGGGGCCCAGAAGAAGGAGGAGGCGCCAGCGGCCGCCGCGCCCCCGACCGCTGCAACGGCCTTGCCACAAGACAATGGAGCGACG TTTGAGCTAGAGGACGCGGGTCGGGCGTCACCGCGCACGGCCGCGACGGCGGCGGAGGCCACCGTCACGCTGCCGTACCGCAGGCTGCCCGCCAGCTCCAACACGAATACCACCACCTCCTTGCCAAAAGACGAGAACAGGACAG AATTCACTGGCGAAGAGGAGAAAGAACGCGAGAGCAGTACCGAGAGCAAGTCGTCGAGCAACGCGTCGCCGGCGAGCACGCAGGCCGCGCTCAACGTCATCCAGCGCCGGCGCCGGCCGAAGCGACGCTCCACCGGCGTCGGACACGTCGATATGGAT GACATTGTAAATGACCGCGGCGGGGGCGGCGAGGGCGCCGACGCGGATACCGAAGCACCACCG TCTGGCAGCGAACGCACAGAGGAGGGCGAAGACAAGGACTACAAGGCGCTGTACGAGGCGTCCGCGAGCGAGGTGCGCCGCCTGCGCGCGCTGCTCGCCACCTCCGAGCAGCAGCTGCGCGAGGCACGCGCCACCATCACCAGGCTCACTCAAGTG AATCAAAACTCGTTGTCTGAAATCGAGAAACGAGAAAAAAGGGCCATGGAAAGGAAATTATCAGAGATGGAGGAAGAATTAAAG CAATTGCAAAAGCTAAAAGCCGAGAACGAAAGGCTGAGGGCTGAGAATCGTGCCCTTACGCGGGTCGTGAGCAAATTGACCAACTCTGCCGCCAAATAG